A region from the Triticum aestivum cultivar Chinese Spring chromosome 3D, IWGSC CS RefSeq v2.1, whole genome shotgun sequence genome encodes:
- the LOC123078505 gene encoding F-box/FBD/LRR-repeat protein At5g22660, translating into MPATMAGIMRAILACVPAAPSSTGDGSLSAAFSSTCPGGGGEDRISRLPDALLADIVSRLPVKEAARTAAISPRWRRLRPSTPLVLDDTDIFDDFAEADDDDDDGDTFGLIDWRALTNTLSRILSGHPGPFRCVHLTTACNYASARGGSALVRWLHLFAAKSIQELVLINFPNWPFKNTLPAEVLRVASLRRLYLGLWDKFPDTNDLPSGAHVFPHLAELGFCKTDIKTKDLDRLLQCSPVLEKLALILCYDTPRNVRVRSRSLRCVLFWMSLADALAVVVAPCLERLILWNDCPGAWLGKDFRTRVKIGYAPELKVLGYLEPSFHVLEIGNTVIEFGTRPSPTTTIPSLKILALRVRFGVRKEAKVLPTFLRCFPNVETLHVMSAEADEPTGKLNFKFWHDVGPIECLQSHTKKVVFKNFRGNRSEVVFLRFVVERAQLLQKMVVVLADGDPASEERVAAKLKTLACSTKRASRDSKFSILVRSSGGSDWSFRAASNLSKSDPFDS; encoded by the exons ATGCCAGCAACCATGGCCGGCATCATGCGGGCCATCCTGGCCTGCGTCCCCGCCGCGCCATCCTCCACCGGCGAcggctccctctccgccgccttctcctccacctgccccggcggcggcggcgaggatcgCATCAGCCGCCTCCCGGACGCGCTGCTCGCCGACATCGTCTCCCGCCTCCCCGTCAAGGAAGCCGCGCGCACTGCAGCGATCTCCCCGCGCTGGCGCCGCCTACGGCCATCGACGCCTCTTGTCCTCGACGACACCGACATCTTCGATGACTTCGCCGaagccgacgacgacgacgacgacggcgacaccTTTGGCCTCATCGACTGGCGCGCCCTCACCAATACCCTCTCCCGCATCCTCTCCGGCCACCCGGGACCCTTCCGCTGCGTTCACCTCACCACGGCTTGCAACTACGCGTCCGCTCGCGGCGGCAGTGCGCTCGTCCGCTGGCTCCACCTCTTCGCCGCCAAGTCTATCCAGGAGCTCGTCCTCATCAACTTCCCCAACTGGCCCTTCAAGAACACCCTCCCTGCGGAGGTCCTCCGcgtcgcctccctccgccgcctgTACCTCGGCCTCTGGGACAAGTTCCCGGACACAAATGACCTTCCGAGCGGCGCCCACGTCTTCCCGCACCTTGCCGAGCTCGGCTTCTGCAAAACCGACATCAAGACCAAGGACCTCGACCGCCTTCTTCAGTGCAGCCCCGTCCTGGAGAAGCTCGCGCTCATCCTCTGCTACGACACGCCGCGCAACGTCCGCGtccgcagccgcagcctccgctgTGTGCTCTTCTGGATGTCCCTCGCGGACGCGCTAGCCGTGGTCGTCGCCCCGTGTCTCGAGCGCCTCATCCTGTGGAACGACTGCCCTGGTGCCTGGCTCGGCAAGGACTTTCGCACCAGAGTCAAGATTGGCTACGCGCCGGAGCTCAAGGTGCTCGGCTACTTGGAGCCAAGCTTTCATGTGCTCGAGATCGGCAACACCGTCATCGAG TTTGGCACAAGGCCCAGCCCCACGACCACCATTCCAAGTCTCAAGATCCTGGCGTTAAGGGTGCGATTTGGAGTGCGCAAAGAGGCTAAGGTGCTGCCTACCTTCCTCAGATGCTTCCCCAATGTCGAAACATTGCATGTCATG TCTGCTGAAGCTGATGAGCCCACTGGCAAGCTGAATTTCAAGTTCTGGCATGATGTCGGACCCATCGAATGCCTGCAGTCACACACCAAGAAGGTGGTGTTCAAGAACTTCCGAGGGAACCGGAGCGAGGTCGTGTTCCTCAGGTTCGTCGTGGAGAGAGCACAGCTTCTGCAAAAAATGGTGGTCGTGTTGGCAGATGGAGACCCTGCTTCAGAGGAGAGGGTGGCGGCCAAGCTGAAAACTTTGGCTTGCAGCACCAAGCGTGCCAGCAGAGACTCGAAATTCTCAATCTTGGTGCGCAGCAGTGGGGGCAGTGATTGGAGCTTCCGCGCAGCGTCCAATCTCTCCAAGAGTGACCCATTTGATAGCTGA